From the Opitutus sp. ER46 genome, one window contains:
- a CDS encoding response regulator → MNFPDPTLPPIVIVDDCQDDVFQLRHLLRTGGIANPVTTFDCCAAAQSGLQSAAVLGVLPARLFIDIRMDGARELIAGLRHNPRYDDVRVIVATYSNDADDIAMARHLRIDGYLMKFPEAGILAHYVRHGPWFTLPQRGEAAGETVNAASRHTRFGWRHVATAPRSPSRPARAAISHLSGLVPVP, encoded by the coding sequence ATGAACTTTCCCGATCCAACACTTCCCCCGATCGTCATCGTGGACGATTGCCAGGATGACGTTTTTCAGCTCCGGCACCTGCTCCGGACCGGCGGTATTGCCAATCCCGTTACGACGTTCGACTGCTGCGCCGCCGCCCAATCCGGGCTCCAGTCGGCGGCCGTGCTGGGCGTCCTGCCCGCGCGGCTCTTCATCGACATCCGCATGGATGGCGCCCGCGAGTTGATCGCCGGCTTGCGGCACAATCCGCGCTACGATGACGTCCGCGTGATCGTCGCGACGTACTCCAACGACGCCGACGACATCGCCATGGCCAGGCACCTCCGGATCGATGGCTACCTGATGAAATTCCCGGAAGCCGGGATCCTCGCCCACTACGTCCGCCACGGTCCTTGGTTCACCTTGCCGCAGCGCGGTGAAGCCGCGGGCGAGACGGTCAACGCCGCCTCCCGCCACACCCGCTTCGGCTGGCGCCACGTGGCCACCGCGCCCCGATCTCCGTCGCGGCCAGCCCGGGCTGCCATCTCCCACCTGTCAGGTCTCGTCCCGGTGCCTTGA
- a CDS encoding PDZ domain-containing protein — translation MKPNLRFLLPVFSSLALTSLAGAASSPAAAEPVPAPDPQERRTFTATMQASGPDGHTVRTIIGPVKGTTRTYQVDRVIGHAIEKEKAAFLGVEVILASETLAAQLGLARGTGLVVRDVVTDSPARAVLQEHDILLKLDDQILVDAHQLGVLIRQHKEGDEVTVTYLRAGKPATAKLKLVIRDLPKLTRADEDMLYRLDGKGISAQALRTGTPGLRVSALTFPAMPGEAGRIQIEKRGAGFRMNRFDTGNSSLVYSDETGAIELTAKDGVKTVVAKDAKGQQTFSGPATTDEERKALPAEVRAKLEKLESMQEITFEPADGIEHLEGAVGQPGGKSVRVERQPHHPGVY, via the coding sequence ATGAAACCAAACCTCCGTTTCCTCCTGCCCGTGTTTTCCTCCCTGGCACTGACGTCTCTCGCGGGCGCGGCAAGCTCGCCCGCCGCGGCCGAACCGGTTCCCGCCCCCGACCCACAGGAGCGGCGTACCTTCACCGCCACCATGCAGGCCAGCGGCCCCGACGGCCACACGGTGCGCACGATCATTGGCCCCGTGAAGGGCACCACGCGCACGTATCAGGTCGATCGGGTCATCGGGCACGCCATCGAGAAGGAGAAGGCGGCCTTCCTTGGCGTGGAGGTAATCCTGGCGTCCGAGACGCTCGCCGCCCAGCTTGGCCTGGCGCGGGGCACGGGGCTGGTGGTGCGCGACGTGGTGACCGATTCCCCGGCGCGCGCGGTGCTGCAGGAACACGACATCCTGCTGAAGCTCGATGACCAGATCCTGGTCGACGCCCACCAGCTCGGCGTACTGATCCGCCAACACAAGGAGGGCGACGAAGTGACGGTCACCTACCTGCGCGCGGGCAAGCCGGCCACGGCGAAGCTGAAGCTGGTCATCCGGGATCTGCCCAAGTTGACCCGCGCGGACGAGGACATGCTCTACCGGCTGGACGGAAAGGGAATCTCCGCCCAGGCATTGCGCACCGGCACGCCCGGCCTGCGCGTAAGCGCCCTGACGTTTCCCGCCATGCCCGGCGAAGCCGGTCGGATCCAGATCGAAAAGCGTGGTGCCGGATTTCGGATGAACCGCTTCGACACGGGCAACAGCAGCCTCGTTTACAGCGACGAAACGGGGGCGATCGAGCTCACGGCCAAGGACGGCGTGAAGACGGTCGTGGCGAAGGACGCGAAGGGCCAGCAGACCTTCTCGGGCCCGGCCACGACGGATGAGGAGCGCAAGGCGCTGCCGGCAGAAGTCCGTGCCAAGCTCGAAAAGCTTGAGTCGATGCAGGAGATTACCTTCGAGCCGGCGGATGGCATCGAACACCTCGAAGGCGCCGTCGGCCAGCCGGGCGGGAAGTCGGTACGCGTGGAGCGCCAGCCGCATCACCCGGGAGTGTATTGA
- the rapA gene encoding RNA polymerase-associated protein RapA, with product MENAVKGQRCVSEREPELGLGVVASVDVAAKRVGIAFPATGEQRLYALDTPVLKRVVFRVGESIANRQDLRLTIEAVEDDGGVLTYVGGGVRLREDEVSDVTTVASPPERLLAGQCDPSDVFDLRYRALQARARRRSADVRGFLGGRVELIPHQFYILHEVAARQIPRVLLADEVGLGKTIEACLIVQRLLAVGQVRRVLVLVPESLTHQWFVELLRRFNLWFSIYDEGRCAALEASDPGENPFLASQLALASVDFLTQMETRRDQAIAAGWDLVIVDEAHHLVWTPERASPEYALVEALAQRAPGLLLLTATPTQLGQQGHFARLRLLDPSRYDNYDRFVAEAEQYAAVAGVAEKIVGSGRLTAKDQATLRRVFTRDPERLAQHLAGLKQAKAGARESLLRSLLDQHGTGRVMFRNTRAAMQGFPKRRYCPVELADPGVALHARIARELAAEEAGTDGTLRYAFKEDPRLEWLVGFLQAHREEKALLICRTQRKVVALEHALQEKRKVKVALFHEGLPLVQRDRHAAWFAEPDGAQLLICSEIGSEGRNFQFAHHLVFFDLPLNPGLIEQRIGRLDRIGQTQPIQIHVPYVAGSADGCVAEWYHRGLDAFETPLHGGEEYQAAFKARLLEVALAYGSGKAAPDALAQLVAETAAFREKLAAKMKQGRDRLLELNSFRPDVAETVLERVRAADADRSWREFLVGLLDHFGVRVKEHDDGDLFLDPSHAYVESFPSIPADGMLATFDRQRALAREDIRFLSADHPLLGDAIDLLVDSPAGTTAFGRLTTAKPGLLLEAVFVLETVAETRWRVDQFLAPTPVRVVVDVRGQEVTAEHDLASLEGYIEDADLHRFLELPAFSGRVLKAMLAAATNRAEVRGAEITGAASARAQETLAADVQRLADLRKLNDHVRPEEVTQAGERLERTSAAIAAARLRLDSLRLILAGA from the coding sequence ATGGAGAATGCCGTCAAAGGACAACGCTGCGTGAGCGAACGCGAACCCGAGCTGGGGCTCGGCGTGGTGGCGAGCGTGGACGTCGCCGCCAAGCGCGTGGGCATCGCGTTTCCCGCCACCGGCGAGCAGCGACTGTACGCGCTGGACACGCCGGTGCTGAAGCGCGTGGTGTTCCGGGTCGGCGAGAGCATCGCCAACCGCCAGGATCTACGCCTCACGATCGAGGCGGTGGAGGACGACGGCGGAGTCCTGACATACGTCGGCGGCGGGGTTCGGCTCCGGGAAGACGAGGTGTCGGACGTGACGACGGTGGCATCGCCGCCGGAGCGCCTGCTGGCGGGACAGTGTGATCCAAGCGACGTCTTTGACCTCCGTTACCGGGCGCTGCAGGCGCGGGCGCGGCGGCGAAGCGCAGACGTGCGCGGATTTCTCGGCGGCCGGGTGGAGCTGATCCCGCACCAGTTCTACATCCTGCACGAGGTTGCAGCGCGACAGATCCCGCGCGTGCTGCTGGCGGACGAAGTGGGTCTCGGCAAGACAATCGAGGCGTGCCTGATCGTGCAGCGCCTGCTCGCGGTCGGGCAGGTGAGACGCGTGCTGGTGCTCGTGCCGGAGTCACTGACGCACCAGTGGTTCGTTGAGCTCCTGCGGCGGTTCAACCTCTGGTTCAGCATTTACGACGAAGGCCGCTGCGCGGCGCTCGAGGCGAGCGATCCGGGGGAGAACCCGTTCCTCGCGTCGCAACTGGCGCTGGCGAGCGTGGACTTCCTCACGCAGATGGAGACGCGGCGTGATCAAGCGATCGCGGCGGGCTGGGACCTTGTGATCGTCGACGAGGCGCATCACCTCGTGTGGACGCCGGAGCGGGCGAGCCCGGAGTACGCGCTGGTGGAGGCGCTGGCGCAGCGGGCGCCCGGCCTGTTGCTGCTGACGGCGACGCCGACGCAGCTGGGACAACAGGGGCATTTTGCCCGGCTGCGGCTGCTGGATCCGAGCCGGTACGACAACTACGACCGGTTCGTGGCGGAGGCGGAACAGTACGCGGCGGTGGCAGGCGTGGCGGAGAAGATCGTCGGCAGCGGGCGGTTGACGGCGAAGGACCAGGCGACGCTGCGGCGCGTGTTCACCCGTGACCCCGAGCGGCTCGCGCAGCATCTCGCCGGGCTGAAGCAGGCGAAGGCCGGGGCGCGCGAGTCGCTCTTGCGCAGCCTGCTGGACCAGCACGGGACCGGCCGCGTGATGTTCCGCAACACGCGCGCGGCGATGCAGGGCTTCCCCAAGCGGCGGTACTGTCCCGTCGAGCTGGCGGATCCGGGGGTGGCGCTGCATGCGCGCATTGCCCGGGAGCTGGCGGCGGAGGAGGCGGGGACGGATGGGACGCTGCGGTATGCGTTCAAGGAGGATCCGCGGCTCGAGTGGCTGGTGGGTTTCCTGCAGGCGCACCGCGAGGAGAAAGCGCTCCTGATCTGCCGCACGCAGCGCAAGGTCGTGGCGCTGGAGCATGCGTTGCAGGAGAAGCGGAAGGTGAAGGTGGCGCTCTTTCATGAAGGCCTGCCGCTGGTGCAGCGCGACCGCCACGCGGCGTGGTTCGCAGAGCCGGACGGCGCGCAGCTGCTGATCTGCTCGGAGATCGGCAGCGAGGGCCGGAACTTTCAGTTCGCACATCACCTCGTGTTCTTTGACCTGCCGCTGAACCCCGGGCTGATCGAGCAGCGAATCGGACGGCTGGACCGCATCGGGCAGACGCAGCCGATCCAGATTCACGTGCCATACGTGGCCGGCAGTGCCGACGGATGCGTGGCGGAGTGGTACCACCGCGGGCTCGACGCGTTCGAGACGCCGCTGCACGGTGGTGAAGAGTACCAGGCCGCGTTCAAGGCACGGCTGCTGGAGGTCGCGCTCGCCTATGGCAGCGGCAAGGCGGCACCAGATGCTCTCGCGCAGCTCGTGGCGGAGACGGCCGCTTTTCGGGAGAAGCTGGCAGCGAAGATGAAGCAAGGCCGCGACCGGCTGCTGGAGCTGAACTCGTTCCGGCCGGACGTGGCGGAGACCGTACTCGAGCGGGTGCGGGCGGCAGATGCCGACCGATCCTGGCGCGAATTCCTCGTCGGACTGCTCGATCACTTCGGTGTGCGCGTCAAGGAGCACGATGACGGTGACCTGTTTCTCGACCCGAGCCATGCGTACGTGGAGTCGTTCCCCTCGATCCCGGCGGACGGCATGCTGGCGACCTTCGACCGTCAGCGGGCGCTGGCGCGGGAGGACATCCGATTCCTCTCCGCGGACCATCCGCTCCTGGGCGACGCGATTGACCTGCTGGTGGATTCACCGGCGGGGACGACGGCGTTCGGGCGCCTGACCACGGCCAAGCCCGGATTGCTGCTCGAGGCGGTATTCGTGCTGGAAACGGTGGCGGAGACGCGGTGGCGCGTGGATCAGTTTCTCGCGCCGACGCCGGTGCGGGTGGTGGTCGACGTACGCGGCCAGGAAGTCACGGCTGAGCACGATTTAGCGTCACTCGAAGGCTACATCGAAGATGCGGACCTGCATCGGTTCCTGGAACTGCCGGCGTTTTCCGGCCGCGTGCTGAAGGCGATGCTCGCGGCGGCCACCAACCGCGCGGAGGTACGCGGGGCGGAGATCACCGGCGCGGCGAGTGCGCGGGCGCAGGAGACACTGGCGGCCGACGTGCAGCGCCTGGCCGACTTGCGGAAGCTCAACGACCACGTCCGCCCGGAGGAGGTGACGCAGGCCGGTGAGCGCCTGGAGCGGACCTCGGCGGCGATCGCGGCGGCGCGGCTTCGCCTCGACAGCCTGCGGCTCATCCTCGCGGGCGCCTGA
- a CDS encoding sigma-70 family RNA polymerase sigma factor — MEVAADETWTSWFQRYGPRLLLCARQWTHSQADAEDVVQEAFVRFWRHQRHLPGEPMALLVTSVRRAAFDRARSESRRTAREEEAQGEESGARVSWFEPPLLQEERRAALERAVAQLPPEQREVLALKIWGELTFQEIATTLDIPANTAASRYRYALAGLRQLLTAADCHG, encoded by the coding sequence ATGGAGGTCGCTGCCGATGAAACTTGGACAAGCTGGTTCCAGCGCTATGGCCCCAGGCTCCTGCTCTGCGCCCGGCAATGGACGCATTCGCAGGCGGATGCGGAGGACGTTGTCCAGGAGGCATTCGTGCGCTTCTGGCGGCACCAGCGGCACCTGCCCGGGGAGCCGATGGCGCTCCTGGTCACGTCCGTGCGCCGCGCCGCTTTCGACCGGGCGCGAAGCGAGTCCCGCCGCACGGCGCGGGAGGAGGAGGCACAGGGCGAAGAGAGCGGCGCTCGCGTTTCCTGGTTTGAGCCGCCGCTCCTCCAGGAGGAACGCCGCGCCGCGCTGGAGCGGGCCGTCGCGCAACTGCCGCCCGAACAGCGGGAGGTGCTCGCGCTCAAAATCTGGGGCGAACTCACCTTCCAGGAGATTGCCACCACGCTGGATATTCCCGCAAACACCGCCGCTTCCCGGTACCGCTACGCGCTGGCCGGACTGCGCCAACTTCTGACCGCCGCCGACTGCCATGGATGA